The nucleotide window GATCGGCACCGGGTACAGTCTCTTGCAACTCATGTTTGATCCGAAGTCCTTCATAATGAACTTCATCCAATGACAAACCTGGTAGCAGGACGGCAATCGCTTGGGTAGCCCCATCCTTCCACACCTGGAAGGCAGACTCACTTGTTTGCTCCAGATGTGTCCTGACCTGCTGCTCAGGTTGAGAGTTTCCTGCACAATGGATGAACATTAAGCCGCATGTTTCGGCACCCGTTTCCTTCAATCCCTGTTCTACACTTCGGTACACATTAACGGCAGCCTCACGCTGCAATGTCGCCGTATTTGGCATGTTCTTTTCCACCCTTCTCCTCGATTATCTATATAAGTCCAAAAAATATTATTTACACTTACACTCCGATGACAGAACAGCCTTTCGATCACTGTTATCCCCAGATTTTTTGATTCCTTTATACAAGGGGAAATCCGGAATAAAGGCGAACGCTTCGCTTCTTCAGGCTTTTTCTGCCCTCTCCGTTATCGTGTAAATGTCTAGTTGGACATATAATTGCTTTGATTATTCTTTACTCAAGCAGCTTCGCTTGTTTTCTTCTCATCCTCGGACCAGCTTTGGCGTGTCATGGTACCCCATGAGTTGTTGTTTTGCATGAACTGCACATGTCCCTGCAATCTCCACAGTACGCCCAGCTGATGGTAGCCGACGAATTTCAGCGCGGAGTAGACCAGCATTTTGACCAGATCGGAGAGTTTGTTATAACGTTTGAAAGCAATCTCCTCCAGGACAAGTGCGCCTACACTCAGCAGATAACCACTCACGAAGTTCAATAGTCCGAACAGAACCAGAATCGGCCATTGCGTCATATCCAGAAGCACATATCCGGCGAGAGCCAGAAGTCCGGTAATCCGGAAATACGGGTTCAATGCTTCAAAAAGAACGTTATATGGCATGGTCACCATACCCATAACTTTATATTTTGGATTGAACAACATGCCGCGATTCTCGATCATGTTCTTCAGATTCCCACGGCCCCATCGCTTGCGCTGACTGGACAAAATCCGGTAGGAATCCGGTGCTTGTGTCCAGCATACGGCCTCAGGACAGAAGGCAATGCGGTACTTCAATTTGTTTTCCAGCATGTAACGGTGAAGTTTGATGATGATGTTCATGTCTTCCCCAGGATAACCATCCCGGTATCCACCTACGGCGATAACAGCGTCCTTACGGAACATGCCGAAGGCACCGGAGACAATGATCAGACCGTTCATGTGACTCCAGCCAATCCGTCCACCCAGGAAGGCTTTGAGATATTCAATCGACTGGAACATGGGCCAGATCTTGCGTGGCAGCGATACATCTTGCACTGCCCCGTTTTCAATTTTGCAGCCATTGGCGATCCTTACATCTCCACCGATGGCTACCGTCTCTTCCGGATTCTCCATATACATGCGTGCCATGCGGATCAGGGCATCCTTCTCCAGCAACGAATCGGCATCAATGGAAGAGATCAACGGATAATGGGACAGGTTAATCCCGGCATTGAGGGAATCGGCCTTACCGCCGTTTTCCTTATCAATGACATACAGATCCGGGAACTCCGGGTTATGGTAGATCCCACGAATTTTCTGACAGGCGATCTTGCCCCGAATCTTCGTATTGGGTACTGG belongs to Paenibacillus sp. FSL H8-0079 and includes:
- a CDS encoding glycosyltransferase, which produces MVAIYYVVFVNTLYFSILALSFRNIWTIFRRSHYSKYNTLSGSELVPSVSLLVPAYNEELTIIENVNCLMTLNYPTYEVIVVNDGSSDATLNILLEEYRLKPVPNTKIRGKIACQKIRGIYHNPEFPDLYVIDKENGGKADSLNAGINLSHYPLISSIDADSLLEKDALIRMARMYMENPEETVAIGGDVRIANGCKIENGAVQDVSLPRKIWPMFQSIEYLKAFLGGRIGWSHMNGLIIVSGAFGMFRKDAVIAVGGYRDGYPGEDMNIIIKLHRYMLENKLKYRIAFCPEAVCWTQAPDSYRILSSQRKRWGRGNLKNMIENRGMLFNPKYKVMGMVTMPYNVLFEALNPYFRITGLLALAGYVLLDMTQWPILVLFGLLNFVSGYLLSVGALVLEEIAFKRYNKLSDLVKMLVYSALKFVGYHQLGVLWRLQGHVQFMQNNNSWGTMTRQSWSEDEKKTSEAA